Proteins encoded together in one Candidatus Hydrogenedentota bacterium window:
- a CDS encoding alpha/beta fold hydrolase gives MPLTFDRDSLKFHFRDEGTGVPFVYQHGLGADVSQPFSFFVGGHRGIRLISMDCRAHGQTRPLGPEDKLNIGALADDVVALMDFRKVEQAVVGGISMGAAIAMNIVLRYADRVRALVLQRPAWLGQPMPANLRVLVLIGELIREHGAQRGKEVFRATPEYAALQKESPDTAASNLAQFDHPRADETAIKLIRIPNDAPCADRAWKAIKVPTLVLANRVDPVHPYAFGETLAKEIPGAKFAEVTSKSLSIERHTADVRARIEDFLLALP, from the coding sequence ATGCCATTGACGTTTGATCGCGATTCGCTCAAGTTCCACTTCCGCGACGAAGGGACCGGTGTGCCGTTCGTCTATCAACACGGTCTCGGCGCGGACGTGTCGCAGCCCTTCTCGTTCTTTGTCGGCGGGCACCGCGGCATTCGCCTGATATCGATGGATTGCCGCGCACACGGACAGACGCGCCCCCTTGGCCCGGAGGACAAGCTCAACATCGGCGCCCTTGCGGACGACGTAGTAGCGTTGATGGATTTCCGAAAAGTCGAGCAGGCCGTTGTGGGCGGCATCTCGATGGGCGCGGCCATCGCCATGAACATAGTATTGCGCTATGCCGACCGTGTGCGCGCGCTCGTGCTGCAACGTCCCGCGTGGCTCGGCCAGCCGATGCCCGCCAATCTGCGCGTGCTGGTACTGATAGGCGAGCTCATTCGGGAACACGGCGCGCAGCGCGGAAAGGAGGTGTTCAGGGCAACGCCCGAATACGCCGCGCTGCAAAAGGAGTCGCCCGATACCGCGGCATCGAATCTCGCGCAGTTTGACCATCCGCGCGCGGACGAGACGGCGATCAAGCTCATTAGAATCCCGAACGACGCGCCCTGCGCCGACCGCGCGTGGAAAGCGATCAAAGTGCCGACGCTCGTTCTCGCGAACCGCGTCGATCCGGTCCATCCCTACGCATTCGGGGAGACGCTGGCCAAGGAAATCCCCGGCGCGAAGTTCGCCGAGGTAACATCGAAGTCGCTGAGCATCGAGCGCCATACCGCCGACGTGCGCGCGCGCATCGAAGATTTTCTCCTGGCGCTGCCGTAG